In Macrobrachium nipponense isolate FS-2020 chromosome 15, ASM1510439v2, whole genome shotgun sequence, a single genomic region encodes these proteins:
- the LOC135226619 gene encoding uncharacterized protein LOC135226619: MPTKLMQPSIPPEEEIPHQPPTIPEEDNISTDTVSSEENSHQDIDSDASSATNLDTIAAAAQPQKTFNHIPKPNEEVGITRPKLQREVKAVLQRIASDKPTLRETVPSTSEPFSPLPSNPNPSSTSKVDSPPSQTHPSPSLSDSPNSASHVPKFTQAALIRFDLFCGGQLLDDDLQARELKPKTMEGHGAMAMAQSKVEEQNERSRTSPAQLQWNIMQHSGTTTK; encoded by the exons ATGCCGACCAAACTAATGCAACCATCAATCCCTCCTGAAGAGGAAATCCCCCACCAACCACCGACCATCCCTGAAGAGGATAATATATCCACAGATACTGTTTCCAGTGAAGAAAACTCCCATCAAGACAT CGACTCAGATGCTTCAAGTGCCACAAATTTGGACACCATAGCAGCAGCTGCACAGCCACAGAAA ACCTTCAATCACATTCCAAAACCTAATGAAGAAGTTGGAATAACTAGGCCAAAgctgcaaagagaagtcaaagcAGTACTACAGAGGATAGCCAGTGACAAGCCAACGCTAAGAGAAACAGTACCAAGCACTTCAGAAcctttctctcctcttccttccaatCCTAACCCCTCGTCCACCTCTAAGGTTGACAGCCCTCCTTCCCAAAcccacccttccccttccctttcagACAGCCCAAACAGTGCCAGCCATGTTCCCAAA tttactcaagcaGCTCTCATTAGATTTGATTTGttttgtggtggtcagttgctggatgatgacCTCCAA GCACgggaactcaaacccaagaccatGGAGGGGCACGGTGcaatggctatggcacagtccAAGGTTGAAGAACAAA ACGAACGGTCTCGCACGTCTCCGGCTCAGTTGCAGTGGAATATAATGCAACATTCTGGTACAACTACCAAATGA